In Chitinophaga nivalis, a single genomic region encodes these proteins:
- a CDS encoding glycerophosphoryl diester phosphodiesterase, which yields MKRIAVIVLLMMYLPVAAQQATQVSLATAALQLHWKQFQEQWRLNSIVVNHQGSWQQLPHVNGEYTFLYAKEKPDTTPVALYDKAGKQLHFPEPIYRYILPLWEKALQPVSMNTAGEAAYLYPSAVKKTGNQTLCFTAENDKASIIATWQPDTAFPADILVKISLQAKAAGYFSLATPTLATVPEKELAWGGIPGYFQSNAIEKDFIKAYAYMQGIPDKPVIVRERTAATLAAFVSTRQHLTIGVIPAPGTGRDPWEHAVKTQDNWQTGLSLMNRKASLTPTAYHPVLGEKGSFLEKGDTVTFSFRYTIRRADWYTVFKHAVNDVYHFADFLSLKKTRQSLSSRILTMYQYLINDSTSLWKREQYNGVDIGAQAYLGGVYGAQKDAMKNADYGAMWMLAAITEDTVLQQTRLPYARNFKLQQQDHNPGFFHGATAGQYYLTKSKRFTEEWGPYTEPIGITYYMLMDIGNLLLFQPGDTTLRKALQAAADKLLAWMDTDGHWEVAYDLTSGKPMFTDIADLRPTFYGLLVAYNILKDEKYLAAARKGADWYIREAIQKGHFLGVCGDTRFVPDFATGQSAQAFLHLYETTREEKYLRAAIRTAQLYTTSIYTHPIPSAQKKIVNGMARQDWEISQVGLSFEHGGTLGSANQRGPILLASHAGMFVNMFMQTHDSLFLHMARAAALGRDAFVDTTTGVASYYWDVMNKGAGPYPHHAWWQIGWITDYLLAEIKLRSAGSVTFPHGFITPKVGPHLTYGFATGSVYGTPAKLLLKPGLIEIANPYIDYYCAINTAQKKLWLISLNNDDDAQKSTVQIDYTKVINHTGIKPVTVFGISNRGERTRLSTRNSFPLTLAPYGLQVIEINYQLTENATTK from the coding sequence TTGAAGAGAATAGCGGTCATAGTATTGTTGATGATGTATCTGCCTGTGGCAGCACAGCAGGCAACCCAGGTTTCGCTGGCCACGGCGGCGTTGCAACTGCACTGGAAACAGTTCCAGGAGCAATGGCGATTGAACAGTATTGTTGTCAATCACCAGGGCAGCTGGCAGCAGCTACCACATGTAAACGGCGAATATACCTTCCTCTATGCAAAAGAAAAACCGGATACCACACCGGTAGCATTGTATGATAAGGCCGGGAAGCAGCTGCATTTTCCCGAGCCGATATACAGATATATTCTTCCGCTTTGGGAAAAAGCGTTGCAACCCGTGTCCATGAATACGGCCGGAGAAGCAGCATACCTGTATCCTTCGGCGGTAAAAAAAACAGGTAACCAGACATTATGTTTTACTGCAGAAAATGATAAAGCCAGTATTATAGCCACCTGGCAGCCGGATACCGCTTTCCCGGCAGACATCCTGGTAAAGATATCGTTACAGGCAAAAGCAGCCGGATACTTTTCACTGGCCACGCCTACGTTGGCTACGGTGCCGGAAAAAGAACTGGCGTGGGGTGGCATTCCCGGCTATTTTCAAAGCAATGCCATCGAAAAGGATTTTATAAAAGCCTATGCTTATATGCAGGGCATTCCGGATAAACCCGTAATAGTAAGAGAACGGACCGCAGCTACCCTGGCGGCTTTTGTCAGTACCCGGCAGCACCTGACCATCGGAGTCATACCGGCGCCCGGCACCGGCAGGGATCCCTGGGAGCATGCGGTGAAAACACAGGATAACTGGCAGACCGGCCTGTCACTCATGAACAGAAAGGCTTCGCTGACACCTACAGCGTATCATCCTGTGCTGGGAGAGAAAGGTTCTTTTTTGGAAAAAGGAGATACAGTTACTTTTTCTTTCCGGTATACGATCCGGCGGGCCGATTGGTACACCGTTTTTAAACATGCCGTGAACGACGTGTATCATTTTGCTGATTTCCTGTCGTTGAAAAAAACACGCCAATCCCTGAGCAGTCGTATCCTGACGATGTATCAATACCTGATTAATGACAGCACATCCCTGTGGAAAAGGGAACAGTATAATGGTGTAGACATCGGCGCACAGGCTTATCTGGGTGGGGTGTACGGGGCGCAAAAAGATGCCATGAAAAATGCAGACTATGGCGCCATGTGGATGCTGGCCGCCATAACGGAAGATACCGTGTTGCAGCAAACCCGCCTGCCATATGCCCGTAATTTTAAACTGCAGCAACAGGACCATAACCCCGGTTTTTTCCACGGCGCCACTGCCGGACAATACTACCTCACCAAAAGTAAAAGGTTTACAGAAGAGTGGGGACCCTACACGGAACCCATTGGTATTACCTATTACATGCTGATGGATATCGGTAACCTGTTATTGTTTCAACCCGGTGATACCACCTTAAGAAAAGCATTACAGGCTGCTGCAGACAAGCTGTTGGCCTGGATGGATACGGATGGACATTGGGAGGTTGCCTATGACCTCACTTCCGGTAAACCCATGTTTACGGATATCGCAGATCTCCGCCCTACTTTTTATGGCTTACTGGTTGCGTATAATATCCTGAAAGATGAAAAATACCTGGCTGCTGCCAGGAAAGGAGCTGACTGGTATATACGGGAAGCCATCCAAAAAGGGCACTTCCTGGGTGTTTGCGGAGATACCCGTTTTGTACCCGATTTTGCTACCGGACAAAGCGCCCAGGCATTCCTGCATTTATATGAAACAACCCGGGAGGAAAAATACCTGCGTGCGGCCATCCGCACCGCGCAGCTATATACCACTTCCATCTATACACATCCTATTCCATCTGCCCAAAAGAAAATAGTAAATGGTATGGCGCGGCAGGATTGGGAAATCAGCCAGGTGGGCCTCAGCTTTGAACATGGCGGAACACTGGGTTCTGCCAATCAGCGGGGACCTATACTGCTGGCCAGTCATGCCGGTATGTTTGTCAACATGTTTATGCAAACCCATGACTCGCTGTTCCTGCACATGGCCCGGGCTGCCGCTTTGGGAAGGGATGCATTTGTGGATACCACTACCGGGGTAGCCTCTTACTATTGGGATGTGATGAATAAAGGCGCCGGTCCCTATCCACATCATGCCTGGTGGCAGATAGGGTGGATCACGGATTATCTGTTGGCGGAAATAAAACTTCGTTCAGCCGGTAGCGTGACCTTTCCGCATGGATTCATTACGCCTAAGGTAGGGCCTCATCTTACCTATGGTTTTGCTACCGGCAGCGTATATGGTACTCCTGCAAAACTATTGCTGAAACCAGGTTTGATAGAAATCGCCAATCCTTACATCGACTATTACTGCGCTATTAATACAGCACAGAAAAAGCTCTGGCTGATATCGCTGAATAATGATGACGATGCACAGAAAAGTACCGTACAAATCGATTATACCAAAGTAATCAATCATACAGGCATCAAGCCGGTAACGGTTTTTGGAATCAGTAACCGGGGCGAACGTACGCGGTTATCTACCCGTAATTCCTTCCCGCTAACGCTGGCGCCTTATGGGCTGCAGGTGATTGAAATTAACTATCAACTGACTGAAAATGCAACAACCAAATAG
- a CDS encoding SGNH/GDSL hydrolase family protein, with product MKAGWLIMLTALLCTRVTAQNNNRKESDRLIAASQAGATPLYFNPAEDSVQLITPGDFKSEQECTVRRGLPHFFKKAAAGKPVTIGFIGGSITQGNQCYRQQTAKYMQTMFPAVTMKGVNAGVSGTGTDLGACRLYEQLLRYQPDMVFVEFAVNGAYTNGMEGIIRQILQFNSAIDICLIYTIRNGQTKYYVEGGIPPTITDLEKIAVHYNLPSIHLGMEAAMLEQAGKLIWKGAGETVPGKIIFSADGIHPVSAGGNLYAAAIARGLKKMQPFTDTPATSALPAPLIADNWEDAGMYAPLDIADFSAGWQQINTKQSGLKQFTGWFPYVMQAEQPGAYFTCRFEGTAFGYFDIGGPEAGALEVVIDGTPVELADVGYSRARLLKPATANGSKVIDRFNPFCNNRYRGQYECIVLPPGIHTVTIRLSAQKSDKVKILGDEQTEDISRNPAKYDRTVFYLGKILLRGKPLKNI from the coding sequence ATGAAAGCAGGTTGGCTGATCATGTTAACAGCATTGTTGTGCACCCGGGTAACAGCACAAAATAACAACAGGAAAGAAAGTGACAGACTCATAGCCGCTTCACAGGCTGGCGCTACTCCTTTATACTTTAATCCGGCGGAAGATTCGGTACAACTGATTACGCCGGGAGATTTTAAATCGGAACAGGAATGTACGGTTCGCCGTGGGCTGCCTCATTTTTTTAAGAAAGCTGCCGCCGGTAAACCGGTGACCATTGGTTTCATCGGTGGCAGCATCACACAGGGCAATCAATGTTACCGGCAACAAACGGCAAAGTATATGCAGACGATGTTTCCGGCGGTAACCATGAAAGGCGTTAATGCCGGTGTTTCCGGAACAGGAACCGATCTGGGCGCCTGCCGTTTATATGAGCAGCTGCTCCGGTATCAGCCGGATATGGTGTTCGTGGAATTTGCCGTAAACGGCGCGTACACCAATGGTATGGAAGGTATTATCCGGCAGATCCTGCAATTTAATTCCGCTATTGATATCTGTTTGATATACACTATCCGTAACGGACAAACGAAGTATTATGTGGAAGGCGGGATCCCACCCACGATAACAGACCTGGAGAAAATAGCGGTACATTATAACCTGCCCTCCATACACCTGGGTATGGAAGCGGCCATGTTGGAACAGGCTGGTAAACTGATCTGGAAAGGCGCCGGTGAAACAGTACCCGGTAAAATTATTTTTTCCGCTGATGGTATACACCCGGTCAGCGCCGGCGGCAACCTGTATGCAGCGGCGATTGCCAGGGGATTGAAAAAAATGCAGCCGTTTACAGATACGCCGGCTACCAGTGCGCTGCCGGCCCCTCTGATCGCAGATAATTGGGAAGATGCCGGTATGTATGCGCCATTGGATATCGCTGATTTCAGCGCCGGCTGGCAGCAGATAAACACAAAGCAATCAGGGCTGAAACAGTTTACCGGTTGGTTCCCATATGTCATGCAGGCGGAGCAACCCGGCGCTTATTTTACCTGCAGATTTGAAGGAACCGCATTTGGTTATTTTGATATAGGTGGCCCTGAAGCCGGCGCCCTGGAAGTGGTCATAGATGGAACACCCGTAGAACTGGCGGATGTAGGCTACAGCAGGGCGCGATTGCTAAAACCGGCAACAGCCAATGGCAGTAAAGTGATAGATCGTTTTAATCCGTTTTGCAACAACCGTTACCGGGGGCAATATGAATGCATTGTATTGCCGCCAGGCATACACACCGTTACGATCCGGTTATCTGCTCAAAAAAGTGATAAGGTGAAAATATTGGGGGATGAACAAACGGAAGATATCTCCCGTAATCCTGCAAAATATGACAGAACGGTATTTTATCTGGGAAAGATACTGCTTAGAGGAAAACCTTTGAAAAACATATAA
- a CDS encoding alpha/beta hydrolase family protein produces the protein MENITVNTRSKKSWYPLGLFNDPVLENVFLFYLESTWQKSADAGECYETAARIDESNVYSWSDEWTKTANRLHALGDTCLAEQHKLTAGEAYLRAATYYRAALHRHPDSTTNNIKQLSLKVLKDFNKALTLLSYPFQAVSIPYQGTSLPGYFFRAAVKPHKKAPVIIFHSGRDAWAEDNLWIAEYALKRGYHCLLMDGPGQGKVIRLQGLPFRPDWENVITPVVDFLEQDCEVDMKRSVLMGFSMGGFLAPRAMTTEKRIKLCVANPGVLSWEEGVFDSLNRLIPDLMLIFQAGDYDLFDTKMAALMQTDPFIKWGITDEMWKNGASKPSELLRNFKAYTSAHLVKNITCRTLVVDGTGEEFSRGQAKKLYDALTCPKDFILFTEEDTGYLHCQTGALAISYTRIFNWIDKHIH, from the coding sequence ATGGAAAATATAACCGTTAACACCCGTTCCAAAAAATCCTGGTATCCACTGGGCCTTTTCAACGACCCCGTACTGGAAAACGTTTTTCTTTTTTACCTGGAAAGCACCTGGCAGAAATCAGCCGACGCAGGTGAATGTTATGAAACAGCGGCCCGTATTGATGAAAGCAACGTATATAGCTGGTCAGATGAATGGACTAAAACGGCCAACAGATTACATGCATTGGGAGATACCTGTCTGGCCGAACAACATAAACTAACGGCAGGAGAAGCTTACTTACGGGCAGCCACTTATTATCGGGCAGCACTGCACCGGCACCCCGATTCAACGACGAACAACATCAAGCAGCTTTCGCTGAAAGTGCTCAAAGATTTTAATAAAGCCTTAACGCTGTTATCGTATCCCTTTCAGGCAGTATCTATCCCTTATCAGGGCACTTCTTTGCCGGGATATTTTTTCCGTGCAGCTGTAAAACCACATAAGAAAGCCCCTGTTATCATTTTTCATTCAGGGAGAGATGCCTGGGCAGAAGACAATTTATGGATTGCAGAATATGCCCTCAAACGCGGCTATCATTGTTTGCTGATGGATGGCCCGGGCCAGGGTAAAGTGATTCGTTTGCAAGGACTCCCGTTTCGGCCCGACTGGGAAAATGTGATTACACCCGTGGTGGATTTTCTGGAACAGGATTGTGAAGTAGACATGAAAAGAAGTGTGCTTATGGGATTCAGTATGGGTGGATTCCTGGCGCCGAGAGCGATGACTACCGAAAAACGTATTAAACTTTGTGTGGCCAATCCGGGCGTATTAAGCTGGGAAGAAGGAGTATTCGATTCCCTGAACCGGCTGATCCCCGATCTGATGCTGATATTCCAGGCAGGCGATTACGATTTGTTTGATACGAAAATGGCAGCACTCATGCAAACAGACCCGTTTATTAAATGGGGTATAACAGATGAGATGTGGAAGAATGGCGCCAGCAAACCATCTGAATTATTGCGGAATTTTAAGGCATACACCAGTGCACATCTCGTCAAAAACATTACCTGCCGTACCCTGGTAGTGGATGGTACCGGCGAAGAGTTCTCCCGGGGGCAGGCGAAAAAACTGTATGATGCCCTGACCTGCCCGAAAGACTTCATTTTATTTACCGAAGAAGATACCGGTTATCTGCATTGTCAGACAGGTGCGCTGGCCATCAGCTATACCCGGATATTTAATTGGATCGATAAACATATTCATTAA
- the argH gene encoding argininosuccinate lyase: MRIGIIPLIVAATFSAAQVQAQLIQHKEIGKQAATQPEKSALRDASRIGRTAGAKAPAFQELYDYEAKNETLTDALFPYQSFLHKAYVVMLAEQHILTRPEASTLLTGLKKVDSLAIQDPALRVYLPYEAALIKEIGSLGGKMHTGRSRNDLDNTTTRMLLRDRLLDIIAALIPFRESLLHKATDNLETVMVAYTHRKEAQPITLAHYLTAIDESFGKSLDRYIELYERINQSPLGSGATGGTSWPLDRKRVAGLLGFDKLVVNTIEGVAGWDHIAEFAFDNAVYLSAVSRYASEIQLWSTDEYQMAELDNAYAGISSMMPQKKNPDALERSRKAAANATGQLTAILTSLNAVEYQHSGARVPLEPKSLDAVLAATHAMTGVTTTLHVNKAVMLDYARKNFSTMTDLADLLVREKGMDFREAHEVISMVVNDALQQGKTADKITVDMIQNAAQKLLHKNITVTHQQLQDALDPIRSIKRKQGDGMPSPESVQKMISSSNKNIQDKKEWLHKKQTALQQSNVLLQTLLSTF, translated from the coding sequence ATGAGAATAGGAATAATACCACTAATAGTGGCCGCAACTTTTAGCGCGGCCCAGGTACAGGCGCAGCTGATTCAACATAAAGAGATAGGAAAACAAGCGGCAACGCAGCCGGAAAAATCAGCCCTCCGGGACGCCAGCAGAATCGGCAGAACCGCAGGCGCGAAAGCACCTGCCTTCCAGGAATTATATGATTATGAAGCGAAAAATGAAACCTTAACAGATGCCCTGTTTCCCTATCAAAGTTTCTTGCATAAAGCATATGTGGTGATGTTGGCCGAACAACATATTCTTACCCGCCCGGAAGCCAGTACCCTACTCACCGGCTTGAAAAAGGTAGACTCACTGGCCATACAGGATCCTGCCCTGCGGGTATATCTGCCTTATGAGGCCGCCCTGATAAAAGAGATTGGCAGCCTGGGTGGGAAAATGCATACCGGCCGTAGCCGCAATGATCTTGACAATACCACCACCAGAATGCTGCTGCGGGACCGGTTGCTGGATATTATCGCGGCCCTGATTCCCTTCAGAGAAAGCTTGCTGCATAAAGCTACCGACAACCTCGAAACCGTCATGGTAGCCTATACGCATAGAAAAGAAGCCCAACCCATTACCCTCGCCCACTACTTAACAGCGATTGATGAGAGCTTCGGAAAATCATTAGACCGCTACATCGAATTATATGAAAGAATCAATCAAAGCCCCTTGGGATCCGGCGCTACCGGTGGCACCAGCTGGCCTTTAGACCGGAAACGGGTGGCCGGACTGCTAGGTTTCGACAAGCTGGTAGTAAATACCATTGAAGGCGTTGCAGGCTGGGACCACATCGCTGAATTTGCATTCGACAATGCGGTTTATCTGAGCGCGGTCAGCAGGTACGCATCGGAAATACAGCTTTGGAGTACTGATGAATACCAGATGGCCGAACTGGATAACGCATATGCCGGTATCAGCAGCATGATGCCACAGAAGAAAAATCCGGATGCCCTGGAACGCAGCCGGAAAGCGGCGGCCAATGCTACCGGCCAGTTAACCGCCATCCTGACGTCCTTAAATGCCGTTGAGTACCAGCACAGCGGCGCCCGTGTACCACTGGAACCTAAATCATTGGACGCCGTACTGGCAGCAACACATGCCATGACTGGTGTAACCACTACTTTACACGTCAACAAAGCCGTTATGCTGGATTACGCACGCAAAAATTTTTCTACCATGACAGACCTGGCGGATCTGCTGGTACGTGAAAAAGGAATGGATTTCCGGGAAGCACATGAGGTGATATCCATGGTGGTGAATGATGCTTTGCAGCAAGGTAAAACGGCCGATAAAATCACGGTAGACATGATACAAAATGCCGCACAAAAACTATTGCACAAAAATATAACAGTAACGCATCAACAGCTGCAGGACGCACTGGATCCCATCAGGAGCATCAAACGTAAACAGGGAGACGGGATGCCTTCACCCGAATCAGTACAAAAGATGATCTCATCTTCCAACAAAAACATACAGGACAAAAAAGAATGGCTGCATAAAAAGCAGACCGCTTTGCAGCAAAGTAATGTTTTACTGCAAACACTGCTATCAACATTTTAA
- a CDS encoding Na+/H+ antiporter, whose translation MLEHFPFYLSLIVIIVLLIMLANKIKVAYPVLLVVAGLAISFIPGIPVIRIDPELIFIIFLPPLLYEAAWAISWKELWHWRRIIGSFAFIVVFFTALSVAFVANHFIPGFSLALGFLLGGIVSPPDAVSAGAILKFVKVPRRMSSILEGESLLNDASSLIIFRFAMIAVATGQFIWYEAALSFSWMLIGGVGIGLLAGWLFMKAHKYLPTDANMDIVLTFVAPYMMYITAESVHSSGVLAVVSGGLLLSNKRHSFLSSTSRLRGVNVWESLCFVLNGLVFMLIGLDLPEITAGLGDVSIWAAIGYGALITLTLVIARIISCYGAVFTTLIARNFITVADTRHPGYRSPLVIGWTGMRGVVSLAAALSIPVKLDNGIPFPQRNLILFITFIVILLTLLVQGLTLPFLIRKVKLPDFDATISEEEADLQIRQQLSAHALGYLRTQYATQLNEHAFLQQLARKWEDNSALQLDNGITTAGKAVYIDLLAQQRQWLLLKNSREKTFDEEIIRKHLVYIDLEEEKLRFL comes from the coding sequence ATGCTGGAACACTTCCCCTTTTATCTGAGTTTGATTGTGATCATTGTGTTGCTCATTATGCTGGCCAATAAAATTAAGGTGGCCTATCCGGTGTTATTGGTAGTGGCCGGGCTGGCTATCAGTTTTATTCCGGGCATCCCCGTCATCCGTATCGATCCCGAACTTATTTTCATCATCTTCCTGCCCCCGTTGTTATACGAAGCTGCCTGGGCTATTTCCTGGAAAGAGCTATGGCACTGGCGGCGTATCATTGGCAGCTTTGCATTTATAGTCGTGTTCTTTACGGCGCTTTCCGTCGCCTTTGTGGCGAATCATTTTATTCCCGGTTTCTCCCTCGCATTGGGATTTTTGCTGGGTGGCATTGTTTCACCACCGGATGCTGTCAGCGCGGGTGCTATCTTAAAATTTGTAAAAGTACCCCGGCGGATGTCTTCTATTTTAGAGGGCGAAAGTTTGCTCAACGATGCTTCTTCGCTGATCATTTTCCGCTTTGCCATGATTGCCGTGGCCACGGGTCAGTTTATCTGGTATGAAGCCGCCTTGAGTTTCAGCTGGATGCTGATAGGTGGTGTGGGCATCGGCTTATTGGCGGGATGGCTTTTTATGAAAGCGCATAAATACCTGCCTACTGATGCCAATATGGATATTGTATTGACCTTTGTAGCGCCCTATATGATGTATATAACGGCTGAATCCGTGCATAGCTCGGGTGTACTGGCGGTAGTCAGCGGCGGTCTCCTGTTGTCCAACAAAAGACATTCATTCCTGAGCAGCACGTCGCGTTTACGGGGAGTGAACGTATGGGAGAGTCTTTGTTTTGTACTGAATGGGCTGGTGTTTATGCTGATAGGACTAGACCTGCCGGAGATAACGGCCGGCCTCGGAGACGTCAGTATCTGGGCGGCTATTGGCTACGGCGCACTGATTACCCTCACCCTGGTGATCGCCCGGATTATTTCCTGTTACGGGGCTGTTTTCACCACGCTGATTGCCCGTAATTTCATTACCGTTGCGGATACCAGACATCCCGGCTACCGGTCGCCACTGGTCATCGGCTGGACTGGTATGCGGGGCGTGGTATCGCTGGCTGCCGCTTTATCTATCCCGGTGAAACTGGATAATGGCATTCCCTTTCCGCAACGCAACCTCATTCTCTTTATCACGTTTATTGTGATTCTGCTTACCTTACTGGTACAGGGCCTCACCCTTCCCTTTCTGATCCGGAAAGTGAAGCTGCCTGATTTTGATGCGACGATATCGGAAGAGGAAGCCGACCTGCAGATCAGACAACAGCTATCGGCGCATGCCCTGGGGTATCTGCGGACGCAATATGCCACACAACTCAACGAACACGCTTTCCTCCAGCAGCTGGCCCGTAAGTGGGAAGACAACAGTGCTTTGCAGCTGGACAATGGCATTACCACAGCCGGGAAAGCGGTATACATTGATCTGCTGGCCCAGCAAAGGCAATGGTTGCTGCTTAAAAACAGCCGCGAGAAAACATTCGATGAGGAAATCATCCGCAAACACCTGGTGTATATTGACCTCGAAGAAGAAAAGCTACGGTTTCTATAA
- a CDS encoding FAD-dependent oxidoreductase — protein MIKSGITDSRSFPAVSIHGDLVITGGGLSGVCCAITAARQGLKVVLVQDRPVLGGNASSEVRLWILGATSHMGNNNRWAREGGVVDEILVENTYRNPEGNPVIFDMVLLDKVVKETNITLLLNTAVYAVDKKDMATIQSLHAFCSQNQTTYTLTAPLFCDASGDGVVGFLSGAAFRMGAESQEEFGEKFAPSAVYGELLGHSLYFYSKDTGKPVVFTPPDFALKDITKIPRFKTFNAQESGCKLWWIEYGGRRDTVHDTEEIKWELWKVVYGVWDYIKNSGNFPEAATLTLEWVGAIPGKRESRRFEGDYMMTQQDIVEQRWHEDAVAFGGWSVDLHPADGVFSEKPGCNQWHSKGIYQIPYRSLYSKNIHNLFLGGRIISASHVAFASTRVMATAAYVSQAAGMAAALCIEKNILPADIFNQYHIPSLQQRLLKTGQYIPGLVLQDEQDLVGKAVISASSELLLTAFPGATQVTPLTLSVAQLLPLDKGTVPSFTFQADAQENTVLEVALRSSSKPGNYTPDITLATQHIPVHPGHNVLEIQFPVELETAAYVFITFMKNPLVALHVTEKRVTGILSVFNSVNKAVSNYGRQTPPEDIGMEAFEFWCPQRRPGGQNIAVQCDAGIHRFKAANISNGIDRPTHQPNAWVADWNDPQPQLILTWSQPQQIRYIDLFLDADYDHPMESVLMTHPENVMPFCVRNYRIKDAAGNILADKKDNYQTHNRIYFAALVTTDRLIIELEHPSATVPAAVFAVRCYGGEVGQQL, from the coding sequence ATGATTAAATCCGGCATCACGGATAGCCGTTCTTTCCCGGCCGTTTCTATACACGGAGACCTGGTGATAACAGGTGGGGGCCTGTCAGGCGTATGTTGTGCCATCACGGCAGCGCGACAAGGGCTAAAAGTAGTATTGGTGCAGGACAGACCCGTATTGGGCGGTAATGCCAGCAGCGAGGTGCGTTTATGGATTCTCGGTGCTACTTCCCACATGGGGAACAACAACCGCTGGGCCAGAGAAGGTGGGGTAGTAGATGAAATCCTGGTAGAGAATACCTACCGTAACCCGGAAGGAAATCCGGTGATCTTTGATATGGTATTGCTGGATAAAGTGGTGAAAGAAACGAATATCACCTTATTGCTGAATACAGCGGTATATGCCGTAGACAAAAAAGATATGGCGACTATCCAGTCACTACACGCTTTTTGTAGCCAGAATCAGACAACCTATACCTTAACAGCTCCGCTTTTCTGCGATGCTTCCGGCGACGGTGTTGTCGGCTTTTTATCGGGCGCTGCGTTCCGGATGGGAGCAGAAAGTCAGGAAGAGTTTGGAGAAAAATTTGCGCCTTCCGCGGTATATGGAGAGCTGTTGGGACATAGCCTGTATTTTTACAGTAAAGATACCGGTAAGCCGGTAGTCTTTACCCCGCCTGATTTTGCTTTGAAAGATATTACTAAAATTCCGCGGTTTAAAACATTCAATGCACAGGAGTCTGGTTGTAAGCTATGGTGGATTGAATATGGTGGCAGACGGGATACCGTACACGATACAGAAGAAATTAAATGGGAATTATGGAAGGTGGTATACGGTGTCTGGGATTATATTAAAAACTCCGGCAACTTCCCGGAAGCGGCCACGCTGACACTGGAATGGGTAGGAGCGATCCCTGGTAAAAGAGAGAGCCGCCGTTTTGAAGGAGATTACATGATGACGCAACAGGACATTGTGGAACAACGCTGGCACGAAGATGCGGTTGCCTTCGGCGGCTGGTCGGTAGACCTGCATCCGGCGGATGGTGTTTTCAGTGAAAAACCGGGATGTAACCAATGGCATAGTAAAGGCATTTATCAGATTCCCTATCGGAGTCTGTACAGCAAAAATATCCATAATCTTTTCCTGGGTGGCCGTATCATCAGTGCCTCACATGTGGCGTTTGCCTCTACCCGCGTGATGGCTACAGCAGCTTATGTATCGCAGGCGGCGGGTATGGCAGCCGCACTTTGTATAGAAAAAAATATACTGCCGGCCGACATTTTTAATCAGTACCATATACCCTCCCTGCAACAACGCCTGTTAAAAACGGGCCAGTATATTCCCGGCCTGGTATTGCAGGACGAACAGGACCTGGTTGGCAAAGCTGTGATCAGTGCTTCCAGTGAATTGTTGCTGACGGCTTTCCCGGGGGCAACGCAGGTAACGCCGCTGACATTGTCTGTTGCACAGCTGCTGCCTTTGGATAAAGGTACCGTACCATCTTTTACTTTTCAGGCGGATGCACAGGAGAACACGGTATTGGAAGTAGCGTTGCGCAGCAGCAGTAAGCCGGGTAATTATACCCCGGATATCACCCTGGCAACACAACATATACCGGTACATCCCGGCCATAATGTGTTGGAAATACAATTCCCGGTGGAGCTGGAAACGGCGGCCTATGTATTTATCACCTTTATGAAAAATCCACTGGTGGCGTTGCATGTTACAGAGAAGCGGGTGACCGGTATTTTATCGGTATTTAACAGCGTCAATAAAGCGGTGTCTAATTACGGCCGGCAAACCCCGCCGGAGGACATTGGTATGGAGGCTTTTGAGTTCTGGTGTCCGCAACGCAGACCCGGTGGACAGAATATAGCCGTGCAATGTGATGCCGGCATTCACCGGTTTAAAGCCGCCAATATTAGCAATGGTATTGACCGGCCTACCCATCAACCCAATGCCTGGGTGGCAGACTGGAACGACCCGCAGCCGCAACTGATCCTCACCTGGAGCCAGCCACAGCAAATCCGTTATATAGACCTGTTCCTGGATGCCGATTATGATCATCCCATGGAATCTGTATTGATGACCCATCCGGAAAATGTAATGCCATTCTGCGTCAGGAACTATCGGATCAAAGATGCGGCAGGAAATATATTAGCAGATAAAAAAGATAACTACCAGACGCATAACCGCATTTATTTTGCTGCGTTGGTGACAACAGACCGGCTGATCATAGAACTGGAGCATCCGTCGGCAACAGTGCCGGCCGCTGTTTTTGCCGTGCGTTGTTATGGAGGAGAAGTGGGTCAGCAGCTGTAG